From the Gordonia bronchialis DSM 43247 genome, one window contains:
- a CDS encoding cold-shock protein codes for MPTGKVKWYDAEKGFGFLAQEDGEDVYVRSSALPDGVEGLKPGQRVEFGMAAGRRGPQALSVTVLEPAPSVAKNTREAARKEVKRHSPDELHGMVADLITLLEGKVQPDLRKGRYPDRKTAQRISEVVRAVARELDH; via the coding sequence GTGCCGACCGGCAAGGTGAAGTGGTACGACGCGGAGAAGGGCTTCGGCTTCCTGGCACAGGAGGACGGCGAGGACGTCTACGTCCGTTCTTCGGCGTTGCCCGACGGTGTCGAGGGGCTCAAGCCCGGACAGCGCGTCGAGTTCGGCATGGCCGCGGGACGACGCGGCCCGCAGGCCCTGAGCGTGACCGTTCTGGAGCCGGCGCCCAGCGTCGCCAAGAACACGCGCGAGGCCGCGCGTAAGGAAGTCAAGCGGCACAGCCCTGACGAGCTGCACGGCATGGTCGCCGATCTCATCACCCTGCTCGAAGGCAAGGTGCAGCCGGATCTGCGCAAGGGACGCTATCCCGATCGCAAGACCGCTCAGCGGATCTCC